The genomic DNA CTGCGGCACTGCTCAAGGGGATCTCAGAGGAAAAAAACCCTGGATAGCCAATATAGAAAAAGAATGGCAGCAGAAGGGGGTTTTGACCATGGCAAAATATGGTTTTGATGATTCAGAGCTTCAGAAGTTGTTTGCCGATGCCGGCGCCGCCGTACAGAAGGCCAAGGTGGCGCCGAAGGCCGAGGAGTCTGCAAGGGCTGAACCGGAAGAAAATCTGCAGGAAGCCGAGGGCGCAAAAAGCGCCGCTCCGCAGGAAGCAGCGGCACCTGCGCCTCCGCCTGCAGCACAGCATCCACCGAAGCCTGCTCCCGCCGCGGCACCTTCAGGCCGATCCTTCCAGATAGTGGCGGGGACCCAGGACGATGGGAACCTTACGGGGACCACCAGCGAGGGCACCTCGGCCGTGATTCCCTGGAAGGGCATCAAGAGCCTTGCCATAGGGAGGGTGGAAAACGCACAGATAGTGGTCTGGATATATGGAAATGCCGTCTATTTCGTAAGCGACAAGAATGTGGCTTTCAAGGGGCTCATTCCACAGATGGCTTTCTCTGCTACCGAGAACTGGCGTGGTTTTGTCAATATGATGACCCAGAGGACGGGCCTTGCCAAGGATCCAGGCATACAGGCATTTCAGACGCCGGGGGGGCTTATTCCCAAGTATCCCTCGCAGGACGATCTTATAAGGCATGTGAGGAGCCTCATGTAAGGGCGCCGTTCTGCAGGGGAGCCTCGCTATAGGCCGCCCAGGCCTGGGGCGACTCCCAGACTTTCACATGGACAAGAGAAATCCCTTCGGGGATTTTTTCTTTCAAGGCCTTGTAGAGCTCCCGGGCAATATTCTCTGCAGTGGGATTGAGGGTCGAAAAGGGCTCCCTGTCGTTGAGGAGCCCGTGGTCAATGCCTTCAAGGAGCGTCTCAAGAGAGAATTTTACTGCGCCGAAGTCCATGAGCATCCCGCATGTATCAAGGGAGGAGCCTTCAATCTGCACCTCTACTTCCCAGCGGTGGCCGTGGAGCTGTGCGCATTTCCCTTCATAGCCTCTCAGGAAGTGGGCCGCGTCAAAATGCCCGCGGATTCCAAGGGTATAAGTACCGTGAGTGCTCATCGGCATGGTGCTCCCTTACTTTACGGTAGGCGATGGTGCCGGGGCTCCCTCGGGAGAGGGCGCCGGCGTAGCCGTGAGAGGAGGAGTGCTCTGAGGTGCGGTGAGAGCCTTTGCCACCACGAGCTTCACCTTGGTGCCCTGGGAGACTTCAAGACCTGCCTGGGGATCCTGCTCAATCACCGTGTCGGGCGGCGCCTCCGATGTCTCCCTGGAGATGACTTCCCCCACCTGGAAGCCCTTTTCCCCAAGAAGCGCCCTCGCATCGGAAAGCTTTTTCCCGATGCAGTCAGGGGCCAGGGTAAGGCTTTCGGCCCTCACGGTGATTATCTTGTTCTCTATGGGCTCACCGGCAGGGGGCTCCTGGGAGGTGATCTGCGCTGAAAGGCCCTTTTCGTCACCTTCTATTTTGAGGCTTATCCCCAGAGGCTCCGCTATCTCCTGGGCTTCCTGGATTGTCTTGCCCACGAGGTTCGGCGAGGTGAGCCCCTCCATGCCTTTGCTGACAACCACTTTCACCGTGGAGTCCTTCACCAGCAGGGTTCCCGGCGAGGGATCCTGGCGGATGATGCATTGCGCCGGAATCTGGGCGTTGGGCTCAAGGGAATCCACCACGAGCTTCACCTGGATCTTTGAGAGGATTTTCTGCGCCTCCTCCTTGGTTTTTCCCGTGAGATCAGGCACTTTTTCCTTTTCAGGCCCCCGGCTCACCGTAAGGATCACCTTGCTCGACGGCGAGACTATGTTCTGAGGCGCCGGCTCCTGGGCGATAATGACATTCTCGGCGACCTTGTCGCTGAATTCCTGAATGATTTTTATATTGGTGAGGCCTCTGTCGCGGAGGATCTGCTTTGAGCGGTCCAGGGACACTCCCACGAGATCGGGCATTTCCGCCGTGGGGGAGCCTTTGCTCACCTGGACGTAAATAGTCCTGCCGGGCCTGATTTTCTCACCTGGCCTGGGCTTCTGGTCCAGGATAGTCCTCTCGGGTTTCTCGCTGAACTCCTCGCTCTGGATCATAAGGGTAAGGCCCCTGGCTTCCACAATCGCCTGTGCCTCGTTGTAGAGCTTTCCCACGATGTCAGGTGTCTCTATCTCCTGGAGGTGCTTTGATCCGATTACCACTGCCCAGGTGACAAGGGACAGCGCTATCAGCACAAAGATAAGCACGCGCATAGTCCTGAAGGTGGCCTGCCAGGCCGTATCTTTCGGCTCTCCGAGCTCGTCCGTTCCGAGGTCCTCTCGTCTGCTCCGCAGGTGATGGGATACTTCCTCGAGCTCCTGCCGTGTCTTTGAAGGCGGCATGAGAAGCGTCGGCTCAGGCGGCGGCGGCGGGGGAGGCGGCGGGGGCGGGTGAGGTGCCTTCGTTGCAGATG from Candidatus Eremiobacterota bacterium includes the following:
- the pknB gene encoding Stk1 family PASTA domain-containing Ser/Thr kinase, which translates into the protein MVGKILKERYKILEKIGSGGMADVYKAEDQRLGRIVALKILKADYASDREFIHRFYREACSAAKLSHPNIVNVFDIEDDEGYRFIVMEYVEGQDLKSWMKKLKKPLNEESLVPIVLDILKALSFAHEKGIIHRDLKPHNILITRGSTVKVADFGIARALFSDTITQTGSMLGSVHYFSPEQAQGKPISAPSDLYSLGVLMFEASTGRLPFDADNPVSVALKHVQEAPPLPSSLNPSIAPRLERIIMKALQKDPHLRYQNAAEMAEDLERQAAPAASATKAPHPPPPPPPPPPPEPTLLMPPSKTRQELEEVSHHLRSRREDLGTDELGEPKDTAWQATFRTMRVLIFVLIALSLVTWAVVIGSKHLQEIETPDIVGKLYNEAQAIVEARGLTLMIQSEEFSEKPERTILDQKPRPGEKIRPGRTIYVQVSKGSPTAEMPDLVGVSLDRSKQILRDRGLTNIKIIQEFSDKVAENVIIAQEPAPQNIVSPSSKVILTVSRGPEKEKVPDLTGKTKEEAQKILSKIQVKLVVDSLEPNAQIPAQCIIRQDPSPGTLLVKDSTVKVVVSKGMEGLTSPNLVGKTIQEAQEIAEPLGISLKIEGDEKGLSAQITSQEPPAGEPIENKIITVRAESLTLAPDCIGKKLSDARALLGEKGFQVGEVISRETSEAPPDTVIEQDPQAGLEVSQGTKVKLVVAKALTAPQSTPPLTATPAPSPEGAPAPSPTVK
- the queD gene encoding 6-carboxytetrahydropterin synthase QueD, with protein sequence MSTHGTYTLGIRGHFDAAHFLRGYEGKCAQLHGHRWEVEVQIEGSSLDTCGMLMDFGAVKFSLETLLEGIDHGLLNDREPFSTLNPTAENIARELYKALKEKIPEGISLVHVKVWESPQAWAAYSEAPLQNGALT